The proteins below are encoded in one region of Parvicella tangerina:
- the rplK gene encoding 50S ribosomal protein L11 has protein sequence MAKEVSGLLKLQVRGGAANPSPPVGPALGAKGVNIMEFCKQFNARTQDKAGKVLPVVITVYTDKSFDFVIKTPPAAVQLMEAAKLKKGSPESNKKKVGSVTWEQVRAIADDKMQDLNCFTPESAMKMIAGTARSMGLTVKGTAPWA, from the coding sequence ATGGCAAAAGAAGTAAGTGGATTATTAAAGCTTCAAGTACGAGGCGGTGCTGCTAACCCTTCGCCACCTGTAGGACCTGCATTAGGTGCTAAAGGAGTTAATATCATGGAGTTCTGTAAGCAGTTTAATGCAAGAACCCAAGATAAGGCTGGGAAAGTTTTACCTGTTGTTATCACTGTTTACACTGACAAGTCATTTGATTTTGTGATCAAAACTCCACCTGCAGCTGTGCAGTTAATGGAGGCGGCTAAGCTTAAGAAAGGTTCTCCTGAATCCAACAAGAAAAAAGTTGGTTCAGTGACCTGGGAGCAGGTTCGTGCGATTGCAGATGATAAAATGCAAGACTTGAATTGTTTCACACCTGAGTCAGCAATGAAAATGATTGCTGGAACAGCGAGAAGCATGGGATTAACAGTTAAAGGTACTGCGCCTTGGGCGTAA
- the tuf gene encoding elongation factor Tu: MAKSNFERTKPHVNIGTIGHVDHGKTTLTAAISSVLSNAGLAEKRDFSQIDNAPEEKERGITINTAHIEYETDKRHYAHVDCPGHADYVKNMVTGAAQMDGAILVCAATDGPMPQTREHILLSRQVNVPRIVVFMNKVDMVDDAELLELVEMELTELLDSYGYEDTPIIKGSALGALNGEQQWVDTVMELMNTVDEWIETPERDTDKPFLMSVEDVFSITGRGTVATGAIETGIVNTGDPVEIIGLQDEKMTSTVTGVEMFRKILDEGRAGENVGLLLRGIEKSDIKRGMVIAKPGSITPHRKFKAEVYVLKKEEGGRHTPFHNNYRPQFYLRTLDVTGTISLEDGREMVMPGDNVTITVELITPVAMDKGLRFAIREGGRTVGAGQVTEIIE, from the coding sequence ATGGCTAAATCAAATTTCGAAAGAACCAAGCCGCACGTAAACATCGGTACAATTGGGCACGTGGATCACGGTAAAACTACCTTGACTGCTGCAATTTCTTCTGTATTGTCAAATGCAGGTTTGGCTGAGAAGAGAGACTTCTCTCAAATTGATAACGCTCCTGAGGAGAAAGAGAGAGGTATTACAATTAACACGGCTCACATTGAGTACGAAACTGACAAGAGACACTATGCTCACGTAGATTGTCCTGGTCACGCGGATTACGTTAAGAACATGGTAACTGGTGCTGCTCAAATGGATGGAGCTATTCTTGTTTGTGCTGCTACTGATGGACCAATGCCTCAGACTAGAGAGCACATTCTTCTATCAAGACAGGTGAATGTACCTAGAATCGTTGTGTTCATGAATAAAGTGGATATGGTTGACGATGCTGAGCTTTTAGAGCTTGTTGAGATGGAGTTGACTGAATTGTTAGATTCTTACGGATATGAAGATACTCCAATCATCAAAGGTTCTGCTCTTGGAGCACTTAACGGTGAGCAACAGTGGGTTGACACAGTTATGGAATTGATGAACACAGTTGATGAGTGGATCGAAACTCCAGAAAGAGATACTGATAAGCCATTCTTGATGTCTGTGGAAGATGTATTCTCGATTACAGGTCGTGGTACTGTGGCTACTGGAGCTATTGAAACTGGAATCGTAAATACTGGTGATCCAGTTGAAATCATTGGTCTTCAGGATGAAAAAATGACTTCTACGGTAACTGGTGTTGAGATGTTTAGAAAGATCTTGGACGAAGGTAGAGCAGGTGAGAACGTTGGTCTTCTTTTGAGAGGTATCGAGAAATCTGATATCAAAAGAGGGATGGTTATCGCTAAGCCTGGGTCAATCACTCCTCACAGAAAATTCAAAGCTGAGGTTTATGTATTGAAGAAAGAAGAAGGTGGACGTCACACTCCTTTCCACAATAACTACAGACCACAGTTCTACTTGAGAACGCTTGACGTTACTGGAACTATTTCATTGGAAGATGGAAGAGAAATGGTAATGCCTGGTGATAACGTAACAATTACTGTTGAGTTGATTACTCCAGTTGCAATGGACAAAGGTCTTAGATTCGCTATCCGTGAGGGTGGTAGAACTGTAGGAGCTGGTCAGGTAACTGAAATTATTGAGTAA
- the rplA gene encoding 50S ribosomal protein L1 → MMALTKKRKEAEEKFNAEQHYSLAEASKIVKDITSTNFDSTVDLAIRLGVDPRKANQMVRGTVSLPHGTGKDVKVLVLCTPDKEAEAQEAGADFVGLDEFITKIKGGWTDVDVIITMPSVMGKVGALGRILGPRGLMPNPKTGTVTMNIGQAVTDVKAGKIDFKVDKYGIVHAAIGKASFESEKLAENASELISTILKMKPSSAKGTYMQSVTLSSTMSPGVKVDTKSLTA, encoded by the coding sequence ATTATGGCACTAACAAAAAAGAGGAAAGAAGCTGAAGAAAAATTCAATGCTGAACAACATTACTCTTTAGCGGAAGCTTCAAAAATTGTCAAGGATATTACATCAACCAACTTTGACTCTACTGTTGATCTAGCTATTAGATTAGGAGTAGACCCACGTAAAGCTAACCAAATGGTTAGAGGTACGGTATCTCTTCCTCACGGAACAGGTAAGGATGTTAAAGTATTGGTTTTGTGTACCCCTGACAAAGAAGCAGAAGCGCAAGAGGCTGGTGCTGATTTCGTAGGATTGGATGAGTTCATCACTAAAATTAAAGGTGGTTGGACAGACGTAGATGTCATCATCACAATGCCTTCTGTAATGGGTAAAGTAGGTGCTCTCGGTCGAATTTTAGGACCAAGAGGATTAATGCCTAACCCTAAAACAGGAACGGTAACTATGAATATCGGACAAGCAGTTACAGATGTGAAGGCCGGAAAGATCGACTTTAAAGTTGATAAATACGGTATTGTTCATGCAGCGATTGGAAAAGCGTCTTTCGAATCAGAAAAACTTGCAGAGAATGCTAGTGAACTGATTTCTACAATCCTTAAAATGAAGCCTTCTTCGGCAAAGGGTACATACATGCAAAGCGTTACGCTTTCAAGTACCATGAGCCCAGGGGTGAAAGTGGATACGAAATCACTAACGGCATAA
- the rplJ gene encoding 50S ribosomal protein L10, translating into MNRVEKQQAIDAIAETLSDANVFYLADASSMDASNTSNLRRQCFNKNIQMTVVKNKLLQKAMEKIEGKDYSEMYSVLAGPTAIMIAEVGNAPAKLIKEFRKKSDRPILKAAYIDESIYIGDDQLEALSNIKSKEELLGEIVTLLQSPAKNVVSALKSGGSTIAGLVKTLSEREN; encoded by the coding sequence ATGAACAGAGTAGAAAAACAACAAGCCATAGATGCTATCGCGGAAACGTTATCTGATGCGAATGTTTTTTATCTAGCAGATGCCTCTTCAATGGATGCTTCTAATACAAGTAACCTGAGAAGACAATGCTTCAATAAAAACATCCAGATGACCGTAGTAAAGAATAAATTACTACAGAAAGCGATGGAAAAAATCGAAGGCAAGGACTATTCCGAAATGTACAGTGTTTTGGCAGGGCCAACTGCAATTATGATCGCTGAGGTAGGTAATGCGCCAGCAAAATTGATCAAAGAGTTCAGAAAAAAGAGCGATAGACCAATTTTAAAGGCAGCCTATATTGATGAGTCGATCTATATTGGAGATGACCAACTTGAGGCATTAAGTAACATTAAATCTAAAGAAGAATTACTTGGAGAGATTGTTACGTTGCTTCAATCGCCTGCGAAGAATGTTGTTTCTGCACTTAAATCCGGTGGAAGCACAATTGCAGGTTTAGTTAAAACATTATCGGAAAGAGAAAATTAA
- the rplL gene encoding 50S ribosomal protein L7/L12: protein MADIKALAEELVNLTVKEVNELAEVLKEEYGIEPAAAAVAVAGGAAAGGGEAAEEKTEFDVILKSAGSAKLAVVKAVKEQTGLGLKEAKDLVDSAPSPVKEGVAKDEAEGLKKALEEAGAEVELK, encoded by the coding sequence ATGGCGGATATTAAAGCTTTAGCAGAAGAGTTAGTAAACTTAACTGTAAAAGAAGTAAATGAACTTGCAGAAGTTCTTAAAGAAGAATACGGAATCGAACCTGCTGCTGCTGCAGTAGCTGTTGCTGGTGGCGCTGCTGCTGGTGGTGGTGAAGCTGCTGAAGAAAAAACAGAGTTTGATGTAATTCTTAAGTCAGCTGGTTCAGCTAAATTGGCAGTAGTTAAGGCTGTTAAAGAGCAAACTGGTCTTGGTCTTAAAGAAGCAAAAGATCTAGTTGATAGCGCTCCTTCTCCAGTTAAGGAAGGTGTTGCTAAAGACGAAGCTGAAGGCTTGAAGAAAGCACTTGAAGAGGCTGGTGCTGAAGTAGAGCTTAAGTAA
- the secE gene encoding preprotein translocase subunit SecE: MAGIKTYIEEAVHELTTKVSWPTWEELQNSSIVVLVTCILISIAIWLMDTIFGVVPSKDGLLGFWKGLLGIFYGIKL, translated from the coding sequence GTGGCTGGAATAAAGACATATATAGAAGAGGCTGTTCATGAGTTGACCACTAAGGTCTCATGGCCTACCTGGGAAGAGTTGCAAAACAGTTCGATCGTAGTTTTAGTAACGTGTATCTTAATATCAATTGCTATTTGGTTAATGGATACCATTTTTGGTGTTGTTCCAAGTAAAGATGGATTATTAGGTTTCTGGAAAGGACTTTTAGGAATTTTTTACGGTATTAAACTTTAA
- the nusG gene encoding transcription termination/antitermination protein NusG, protein MSDVKKRWYVIRAISGKEKKVKELLELEVERNNLTEFVEQILIPTEKVYQIRNGKKVSKEKAYLPGYVLIECALVGEVEHTIKSMNNVIGFLGGEKGGDPLPMRQSEVNRILGKVDELAETDAEMDIPFVVGESVKVTDGPFNNFNGIIEEVNEEKKKLKVMVKIFGRKTPLELSYLQVEKEG, encoded by the coding sequence ATGTCTGATGTAAAGAAAAGATGGTATGTGATTCGTGCCATTAGTGGTAAGGAAAAAAAGGTGAAGGAACTGCTTGAGTTGGAGGTTGAACGTAACAACTTAACCGAGTTTGTTGAACAGATCTTAATTCCAACAGAAAAGGTTTATCAAATTCGTAACGGAAAGAAAGTCTCAAAAGAGAAAGCATATCTACCTGGATATGTATTAATCGAGTGTGCTTTGGTTGGAGAAGTTGAGCATACCATTAAATCGATGAATAATGTAATTGGTTTCTTGGGCGGTGAGAAAGGCGGAGATCCGCTTCCAATGAGACAATCTGAGGTAAACCGAATTCTCGGTAAAGTGGATGAACTTGCTGAGACGGATGCCGAGATGGATATTCCGTTTGTTGTTGGTGAATCAGTGAAAGTAACTGACGGGCCTTTCAACAACTTTAATGGAATTATTGAGGAGGTGAACGAAGAGAAGAAAAAATTAAAAGTGATGGTGAAGATTTTCGGAAGAAAGACTCCACTAGAACTGAGCTACTTGCAAGTAGAAAAAGAAGGATAA
- the rpoB gene encoding DNA-directed RNA polymerase subunit beta: MATTNISTERVNFASSKHSFPYPDFLEIQLKSFQEFFQLETTPENRQNEGLFKVFSENFPITDTRNQFVLEFLDYFVDPPRYTIDECVERGLTYSVPLKAVLKLYCTDPEHEDFETIVQEVYLGTIPYMTPRGSFVINGAERVIVSQLHRSPGVFFGQSRHANGTKLYSARVIPFKGSWIEFATDINSVMYAYIDRKKKLPVTTLFRAIGFESDKDILDLFDLADQMKVTKTGIKKAVGRKLAARVLKTWVEDFVDEDTGEVVSIERNEVLIDRETVIEKEHLELILESGVKEIILHKEDVNSADFAIIYNTLQKDTSNSEKEAVEFIYRLLRNAEPPDEDTARGVIDKLFFSEQRYDLGEVGRYRINKKLKLEESYDQRVLTKNDIISIVKYLIELVNSKTDVDDIDHLSNRRVRTVGEQLHTQFGVGLARMARTIRERMNVRDNEVFTPIDLINAKTLSSVINSFFGTNQLSQFMDQTNPLSEVTHKRRLSALGPGGLSRERAGFEVRDVHYTHYGRLCTIETPEGPNIGLISSLSVYAKVNRLGFIETPYRNVEKGKVDIKGQPIYLSAEEEDDKRIAQSTAAIDDKGKFVNDRVISRLVGDFPIVSPEEVDLMDVGANQIASIAASCIPFLENDDANRALMGSNMQRQAVPLLRPNSPIVGTGIEKLIAKDSRVLIHAELDGEIVYVDSMEIHVRYNLSEEEKIVRFEDEVKVYNLIKYRKTNQGTSINLKPIVKKGQKVKKGDVLVEGYGTQNGELALGQNMKVAFMPWKGYNFEDAIVISERVVSEDVFTSIHIDEYSLEVRDTKRGLEELTSDIPNVSEDATKDLDENGIIRIGAEVRPGDILIGKITPKGESDPSPEEKLLRAIFGDKAGDVKDASLKVSPSTSGVVINKKLFSKAIKDRKSKAADKPLLEQIDAEMDKELASLKGVLIEKLLKIIGDKKCQGVFNNFKEEVIKKGVKFTEKTLKDIEFLHINPKNWTTDDKVNEMIETTLHNYNLKATDVMGSFKRKKFQISVGDELPNGIMQLAKVYLAKKRKLKVGDKMAGRHGNKGIIARIVRKEDMPFLEDGTPVDIVLNPLGVPSRMNLGQIYETVLGWAGEKLGKKFATPIFDGASMDEINKYTDEAGVPRYGRTYLYDGGTGERFDQPATVGIIYMIKLSHMVDDKMHARSIGPYSLITQQPLGGKAQFGGQRFGEMEVWALEAFGASNILQEILTVKSDDVIGRAKTYESIVKGKNLPTPGIPESFNVLLNELSGLGLNITLDK, translated from the coding sequence TTGGCAACAACTAACATTTCAACAGAAAGGGTAAACTTCGCTTCTAGTAAGCATAGCTTCCCTTATCCAGATTTTCTGGAAATACAACTAAAGTCTTTCCAGGAATTTTTTCAGTTAGAAACAACTCCAGAAAATAGACAAAACGAGGGACTGTTTAAAGTGTTCTCTGAGAACTTTCCCATAACAGATACAAGAAACCAGTTCGTACTGGAGTTTCTTGATTATTTCGTTGATCCACCAAGATATACCATTGATGAGTGTGTTGAAAGAGGGTTAACCTACTCTGTACCGTTAAAAGCTGTTTTGAAGCTTTACTGTACAGATCCTGAACACGAAGATTTTGAAACCATTGTACAGGAAGTTTACTTAGGTACAATTCCGTACATGACTCCAAGAGGTTCTTTTGTAATTAATGGTGCAGAACGAGTAATCGTTTCACAGTTACACAGATCGCCTGGTGTATTCTTTGGTCAAAGTCGTCACGCTAATGGTACAAAGCTATACTCTGCAAGAGTAATTCCTTTCAAAGGCTCTTGGATTGAGTTCGCTACGGATATCAATAGCGTAATGTATGCTTACATCGATAGAAAGAAAAAGCTTCCGGTTACCACATTGTTTAGAGCGATTGGTTTCGAAAGTGATAAAGATATTTTAGACTTGTTTGATCTTGCTGATCAAATGAAGGTGACAAAAACGGGAATCAAAAAAGCCGTTGGACGTAAATTGGCTGCTCGTGTGTTAAAAACATGGGTAGAAGATTTCGTTGATGAAGATACTGGAGAAGTAGTATCTATTGAAAGAAATGAAGTGTTGATAGATCGTGAAACGGTTATCGAGAAGGAGCACTTGGAACTGATCTTGGAATCAGGAGTTAAAGAAATTATTCTTCATAAAGAAGATGTTAACTCAGCTGATTTTGCGATTATCTACAACACACTTCAGAAGGATACTTCGAACTCTGAAAAAGAAGCTGTTGAATTCATCTACCGCTTGTTAAGAAATGCGGAGCCGCCAGATGAGGATACAGCACGAGGTGTTATCGATAAATTATTCTTCTCGGAGCAGAGATATGATCTCGGAGAGGTGGGTAGATATAGAATTAACAAGAAACTTAAACTTGAAGAGTCATACGACCAAAGAGTATTAACAAAGAATGATATTATTTCGATTGTTAAGTACTTGATCGAGTTAGTTAACTCTAAGACAGATGTGGATGATATTGATCACCTGTCAAACAGACGTGTAAGAACGGTTGGAGAGCAATTGCACACGCAATTTGGTGTAGGTCTTGCAAGAATGGCAAGAACAATTAGAGAAAGAATGAACGTTAGAGATAATGAAGTCTTTACTCCAATTGATCTGATCAATGCAAAGACACTGTCTTCTGTGATTAACTCTTTCTTCGGAACGAACCAGCTATCTCAGTTCATGGATCAAACGAATCCACTTTCTGAGGTGACTCACAAGAGAAGATTATCAGCACTTGGACCTGGAGGTCTTTCCAGAGAAAGAGCAGGATTTGAGGTTCGTGATGTTCACTACACGCACTACGGAAGACTTTGTACGATTGAAACTCCTGAAGGACCAAACATTGGTTTGATCTCTTCTTTGAGTGTTTATGCAAAAGTTAATAGACTTGGTTTCATTGAGACGCCATATAGAAATGTTGAGAAAGGAAAAGTAGATATTAAAGGTCAACCAATTTACCTATCTGCTGAAGAGGAAGATGATAAGAGAATTGCTCAGTCAACAGCTGCGATTGATGATAAAGGTAAGTTCGTAAACGATAGAGTTATTTCTCGTTTGGTGGGTGACTTCCCAATCGTCTCTCCAGAAGAAGTTGATTTAATGGATGTTGGTGCTAACCAGATTGCATCGATTGCGGCATCTTGTATCCCATTCTTGGAGAATGATGATGCGAACCGTGCACTGATGGGATCTAACATGCAGCGTCAGGCAGTTCCATTATTGAGACCAAACTCTCCTATTGTTGGTACTGGAATCGAAAAATTGATTGCTAAGGATTCAAGAGTATTGATCCATGCTGAATTGGATGGGGAAATTGTTTATGTGGATTCGATGGAAATTCACGTAAGATATAACCTTTCTGAAGAGGAGAAGATCGTTAGGTTTGAAGATGAAGTGAAAGTGTACAACTTGATCAAGTATAGAAAAACTAACCAGGGTACATCAATTAACTTGAAGCCTATTGTTAAGAAAGGTCAGAAAGTGAAGAAAGGAGATGTGCTTGTAGAGGGGTACGGAACACAAAATGGTGAATTGGCTCTTGGACAAAATATGAAGGTTGCCTTCATGCCTTGGAAAGGTTATAACTTTGAGGATGCGATCGTAATTTCTGAAAGAGTAGTTAGTGAAGACGTGTTTACGTCAATTCACATCGATGAGTACTCACTAGAGGTTAGGGATACAAAAAGAGGTCTTGAGGAATTAACTTCTGATATTCCAAACGTAAGTGAGGATGCAACGAAAGACTTGGATGAGAACGGTATCATCAGGATCGGTGCAGAAGTTAGACCTGGAGATATCTTGATAGGTAAGATCACTCCGAAAGGTGAGAGCGATCCTTCACCAGAAGAAAAGCTTCTTAGAGCAATCTTTGGTGACAAGGCTGGAGATGTGAAAGATGCTTCATTGAAAGTATCTCCATCGACAAGCGGAGTTGTTATTAACAAGAAATTATTCTCAAAAGCGATTAAAGACAGAAAGTCGAAGGCTGCTGATAAACCATTGCTAGAGCAAATTGATGCTGAAATGGACAAGGAGTTGGCTTCACTGAAAGGTGTGTTGATCGAGAAACTTTTGAAAATAATTGGGGACAAGAAATGTCAAGGTGTATTCAATAACTTCAAAGAGGAAGTGATCAAAAAAGGTGTGAAATTCACTGAGAAGACACTTAAAGATATCGAGTTCTTGCACATTAACCCTAAGAACTGGACGACTGACGATAAAGTGAACGAGATGATTGAAACAACTCTTCACAACTACAACCTTAAAGCTACTGATGTAATGGGAAGCTTTAAGCGTAAGAAGTTCCAGATTTCTGTGGGTGATGAGTTACCAAATGGTATTATGCAATTGGCTAAAGTTTATTTGGCGAAAAAGCGTAAACTGAAAGTGGGAGATAAGATGGCAGGACGTCACGGAAACAAGGGTATCATTGCGAGAATTGTTCGTAAAGAGGATATGCCTTTCCTTGAAGACGGAACACCAGTGGATATCGTTCTTAACCCACTTGGTGTACCATCTCGTATGAACCTTGGTCAGATCTATGAAACGGTGCTTGGATGGGCTGGAGAGAAACTTGGTAAGAAGTTCGCTACTCCAATCTTTGATGGAGCATCGATGGATGAGATCAACAAGTATACAGATGAAGCAGGTGTGCCTAGATATGGTAGAACATATCTCTATGATGGAGGAACAGGTGAAAGATTCGATCAACCGGCTACAGTGGGTATCATTTATATGATTAAACTAAGCCACATGGTGGATGACAAAATGCATGCTCGTTCTATTGGTCCTTACTCGTTGATTACACAACAACCACTTGGTGGTAAGGCTCAGTTTGGTGGTCAGCGTTTTGGTGAAATGGAGGTTTGGGCGCTTGAAGCATTTGGAGCATCTAATATCCTTCAGGAAATTCTAACGGTTAAATCGGATGATGTTATCGGTAGAGCGAAAACATACGAATCGATTGTGAAAGGTAAGAATTTACCAACACCTGGAATTCCAGAATCCTTCAACGTATTGTTGAACGAATTGAGTGGTTTAGGACTTAACATTACATTAGATAAATAA